Proteins encoded by one window of Elaeis guineensis isolate ETL-2024a chromosome 12, EG11, whole genome shotgun sequence:
- the LOC105054697 gene encoding cytochrome P450 704C1: protein MPPPMASQLLEFTATLGFITFSFLSIAFAAIILYVVASIISFSIFYIKESIQKADRPPIAGTVFHQLIYFNTLFDFQTNIARRHQTCRLIGPSHSEIFTADPANIEHILKSNFSKYSKGQDNYLIMKDLFGDGIFVVDGKKWRHQRKVASYEFSTKVIRDFSSVVFQQNAAKLVRKISDAVNTATMIDMQDLLMRLTLDSIFKVGFGVELDTLSGSNEFGVRFSKAFDDSNSIVFRRYADIFWEIKRLLNIGLEAQLKRNLKVIDDFVYQLIYHKREQLQSGREAKSKEDILSRFILASEKDPENMTDRYLRDIILNFLIAGKDTSANTLSWFFFMLCKHPLVQEKIAIEIREVTKFEGGRTDIMEFSACLSEEVIDRMHYLHAALTETLRLYPAVPVDVKIADEDDVLPDGFKIKKGDAVNYLTYAMGRMTYLWGEDAEEFRPERWLENGVFRPESPFKFIAFNGGPRICLGKQFAYRQMKILAAALLHFFKFKLDDESKTAAYRTMFTLHMDKGLPLLAYHRLY, encoded by the exons ATGCCCCCTCCCATGGCTTCTCAACTCTTGGAGTTCACTGCAACACTTGGCTTTATcaccttctcttttctctctataGCCTTTGCAGCGATCATTCTCTATGTTGTGGCTTCAATCATTTCCTTTTCCATCTTCTATATCAAGGAGTCAATCCAGAAGGCTGACAGACCCCCCATCGCGGGCACCGTCTTCCATCAGCTCATCTACTTCAACACGCTTTTCGATTTCCAAACCAATATTGCCCGTAGGCACCAAACCTGTCGGCTGATCGGGCCTTCACACAGCGAGATCTTTACTGCTGATCCTGCTAACATCGAGCACATTCTCAAGTCCAACTTCTCCAAATACAGCAAG GGTCAGGACAATTATCTCATAATGAAGGATCTCTTTGGTGATGGAATCTTTGTGGTGGATGGCAAGAAGTGGCGCCACCAAAGAAAGGTTGCAAGCTATGAGTTCTCAACCAAAGTTATTAGAGACTTTAGTAGTGTTGTGTTCCAACAAAATGCAGCGAAGCTAGTGAGAAAGATCTCAGATGCTGTGAACACTGCAACCATGATAGATATGCAG GATCTTCTAATGAGATTGACTCTGGATTCGATCTTTAAAGTCGGTTTTGGTGTTGAGCTAGACACTCTCTCAGGCTCCAATGAGTTCGGGGTTCGCTTCAGCAAGGCTTTCGATGACTCTAACTCCATTGTGTTCCGGCGGTATGCTGATATATTCTGGGAAATCAAGAGGCTTCTGAACATTGGATTGGAGGCTCAGCTCAAGAGGAACCTCAAAGTTATTGATGACTTTGTGTACCAGCTGATTTACCACAAGAGGGAGCAGCTGCAAAGCGGACGAGAAGCT aaaagcaaagaagatataTTATCAAGATTTATATTGGCAAGTGAGAAGGATCCGGAGAACATGACTGATAGATATCTGAGGGACATAATCCTCAATTTCCTAATAGCAGGGAAAGACACCTCCGCAAACACCCTCTCATGGTTCTTCTTTATGCTGTGCAAGCATCCTCTGGTACAGGAGAAGATTGCCATTGAAATCAGGGAGGTTACAAAATTTGAAGGAGGTAGAACTGACATCATGGAATTCTCAGCTTGCCTGAGTGAAGAAGTCATTGACAGGATGCATTATCTCCATGCTGCACTCACTGAGACGTTGCGGCTTTACCCTGCTGTCCCAGTG GATGTGAAGATTGCAGATGAGGATGATGTCCTCCCAGATGGTTTCAAAATTAAGAAAGGAGATGCAGTAAACTATCTCACCTATGCTATGGGAAGGATGACTTATCTCTGGGGTGAAGATGCTGAGGAATTTCGGCCTGAGCGCTGGCTTGAGAATGGAGTTTTCAGGCCTGAGAGTCCATTTAAATTCATCGCCTTCAAT GGGGGTCCTCGAATCTGCTTAGGGAAGCAATTTGCATATAGGCAGATGAAGATCTTGGCCGCTGCTCTTCTTCATTTCTTCAAATTCAAACTTGATGATGAGTCAAAGACTGCTGCTTATAGAACCATGTTCACCCTTCATATGGATAAAGGCCTCCCCCTTCTTGCATACCATAGGTTGTATTGA
- the LOC140852957 gene encoding cytochrome P450 704C1-like, which yields MAVTLSWFFYMLCKHPSLQEKLAREIKEATKTKDSISIAEFTSRVTEEALDKMQYLPAALTETLRLYPAVPEDPNICCSDDILPGGFDVKKGDVVCFLPYSMRRIKILWGVDAEVLRPDRWLDENGVFQPENPSNSLPFRWNTPLTTSYKEPEITSKSWQETL from the exons ATGGCAGTCACTCTTTCTTGGTTCTTCTACATGCTTTGCAAGCATCCTTCTCTACAAGAAAAGCTTGCTCGAGAAATAAAGGAAGCAACCAAAACAAAAGACAGCATATCGATTGCAGAATTTACCTCCAGGGTGACTGAAGAGGCACTTGACAAGATGCAGTATCTCCCTGCAGCTCTGACTGAGACACTGAGGCTATATCCTGCTGTTCCTGAG GACCCAAACATTTGTTGCTCTGATGACATTCTGCCAGGTGGATTCGACGTAAAGAAAGGGGATGTTGTATGCTTTCTACCTTattcaatgaggagaataaaaATCCTGTGGGGAGTGGATGCAGAAGTTTTGCGTCCGGATAGATGGCTGGATGAAAATGGCGTTTTCCAACCTGAGAACCCTTCAAATTCATTGCCTTTCAG ATGGAACACTCCCCTTACTACCTCTTACAAGGAGCCTGAGATAACCTCCAAATCTTGGCAGGAAACTCTGTAG